A window of the Polaribacter batillariae genome harbors these coding sequences:
- a CDS encoding deaminase domain-containing protein: MEEAVVLVTGKVIKKSSLGKNPDIKYFNNGTVKSFSFNNKRYAIMADNGDWDNGSPFYGLRSEFIKYKNIEDKKVQRSEVINSEFQRLEGVTYALANNNDNVYLPVREQIVETGGTYKYCTGVFNWSFNGEHFSNYSNVSPPTGASHTSETDCGVLDNQYLGFLNSHIGKERINGQGITETIQGNAVADIAEVLTQLKNDDPDFYFLLEQRGLLPVFQQQTTYFSQDTDTSYIFYDNQDFRNYRDFLLQYQQWFEVNRQSIFEETPVKQKFLLAHMFNEDELQILSVPEKIELLETFASVPLHDNYFGWFFRSTPYTREAIAVKVIKSVTAEQAEEFLDLLVSTKIRWFGERREFDTITKTYVVVANEVKWSLYKALFYRIDDFFGADNFTTFASEINRLALAKNGIVQTENGLIINTPEELQNLVQYSFIWNKKYNNDFKGEVEYSSVTREDETFTFTEKVCTSIAYTIQGSGQYGPSNVVPYCSDTEDTEITLNHFDLVSVSYLTNPSFLDVCEYTDCSGQHFLAFAGYIDYLLEKKNTKTIFDATMTGIQVLSLAFGVGQLLVAVRTANVIRGIIGAYTIVADTFSLTINTPSFDEYIMEAYPDDWAEYKQTLNKFDIFLGVTAGTVDVLYGAYTVAEATRFIGEVDNLFRHPDKVATLTTEQVNGLALKRKRLMAELYVLRGNASTNDIIENQIRFWRDFRSYNIPTARLGTTAEFETAAQRIFDYRIAENYTGGNCGYRSGAYTKDGVTTEVDDVIWRSVSSGVAEQEIHVFESSIQGWDRITDSEFRMLNDLARVMTNNQAQQVGDVFENITGTIKIVSERPYCSSCTNVVVQFSEMFPNVNIVLIKGTSFF, from the coding sequence ATGGAAGAAGCGGTAGTATTAGTAACTGGTAAAGTAATAAAAAAGAGTAGTTTAGGTAAAAATCCTGATATTAAATATTTTAATAACGGCACAGTAAAAAGTTTTTCTTTTAATAATAAAAGATACGCTATAATGGCTGACAATGGAGATTGGGACAATGGTTCTCCTTTTTATGGACTCCGTTCAGAATTTATAAAGTACAAAAATATTGAAGATAAAAAAGTACAACGTAGCGAGGTTATAAATTCAGAGTTTCAAAGATTAGAGGGTGTAACTTATGCTCTTGCAAATAATAATGACAATGTATATTTACCTGTTAGAGAACAGATTGTTGAAACTGGAGGCACCTATAAATATTGTACAGGAGTTTTTAATTGGAGTTTTAATGGGGAACATTTTTCTAATTACAGCAATGTTTCTCCGCCTACTGGGGCTTCTCATACTTCGGAAACTGACTGTGGAGTATTAGATAATCAATATTTAGGCTTTTTAAATTCCCATATTGGAAAAGAGAGAATTAATGGTCAAGGGATTACTGAAACAATACAAGGTAATGCTGTTGCTGATATTGCAGAGGTGTTAACCCAACTCAAAAATGATGACCCTGATTTTTATTTCTTGTTAGAGCAAAGAGGATTGTTGCCCGTTTTTCAGCAACAAACCACTTACTTTTCTCAAGATACTGATACGAGTTATATATTTTATGATAATCAGGATTTCAGGAACTATCGAGATTTCTTATTACAATATCAACAATGGTTTGAGGTAAACAGGCAAAGTATCTTTGAAGAAACCCCTGTAAAACAAAAGTTTCTATTAGCTCATATGTTTAATGAAGATGAGTTGCAGATTCTGTCTGTTCCTGAAAAAATAGAATTACTAGAAACTTTTGCTTCTGTTCCATTGCATGATAATTACTTCGGTTGGTTCTTTAGGAGTACACCTTATACAAGAGAGGCTATTGCTGTAAAAGTTATAAAATCAGTAACCGCAGAACAGGCAGAAGAATTTTTAGATTTATTAGTATCTACTAAAATACGTTGGTTTGGAGAACGTAGAGAATTTGACACCATAACCAAAACCTATGTTGTAGTTGCCAATGAGGTAAAATGGTCACTATATAAAGCTTTGTTTTATAGAATAGATGATTTTTTTGGAGCAGATAACTTTACAACTTTTGCTAGTGAAATTAACCGATTAGCTTTAGCAAAAAATGGTATTGTACAAACAGAAAATGGTTTAATTATAAATACTCCTGAGGAACTTCAAAATTTAGTACAATATAGTTTTATTTGGAACAAAAAGTATAATAATGACTTTAAAGGAGAGGTAGAATACTCTTCTGTCACTAGAGAGGATGAAACCTTTACGTTTACCGAAAAAGTATGTACAAGCATCGCTTATACTATTCAAGGTAGTGGACAATACGGACCTTCAAATGTAGTACCTTATTGTTCAGATACTGAAGATACGGAGATTACACTTAATCACTTTGATTTAGTGTCGGTTAGCTACCTTACAAATCCCTCTTTTTTAGATGTATGTGAATATACTGATTGTTCGGGGCAGCATTTTTTGGCATTTGCTGGTTACATAGATTACCTTTTAGAAAAAAAGAATACCAAAACTATTTTTGATGCCACTATGACGGGGATTCAGGTACTGTCTTTGGCATTTGGTGTAGGGCAATTATTAGTGGCTGTCCGTACAGCTAATGTTATAAGAGGTATCATTGGGGCTTATACTATAGTTGCGGATACCTTTTCTCTTACTATAAATACTCCCTCTTTTGATGAGTATATTATGGAGGCTTATCCTGATGATTGGGCAGAATATAAACAAACGCTTAATAAATTTGATATTTTTCTTGGGGTAACGGCGGGGACAGTAGATGTTTTATATGGAGCTTATACAGTTGCTGAAGCTACACGATTTATTGGGGAAGTAGATAATTTATTTAGACATCCTGATAAAGTGGCTACTCTAACAACAGAGCAGGTTAATGGTTTAGCTTTAAAGCGTAAAAGGCTGATGGCTGAACTTTATGTGTTGAGAGGAAATGCATCAACTAATGACATCATAGAGAATCAAATAAGGTTTTGGAGGGATTTTAGAAGTTATAATATACCAACAGCCCGATTAGGAACTACCGCAGAGTTTGAAACTGCTGCACAACGAATTTTTGATTATAGAATAGCTGAGAATTATACTGGAGGTAATTGCGGATATAGAAGCGGTGCTTATACAAAAGATGGAGTAACGACAGAAGTTGATGATGTTATATGGAGGTCTGTTTCTTCAGGAGTTGCAGAACAAGAAATTCATGTCTTTGAATCTTCAATACAAGGTTGGGATAGAATAACAGATTCAGAATTCAGAATGCTAAATGACCTAGCAAGGGTTATGACAAATAATCAAGCGCAACAAGTAGGAGATGTGTTTGAAAACATAACTGGTACTATAAAAATTGTTTCTGAAAGACCATACTGTTCTTCTTGTACAAATGTAGTAGTTCAGTTTAGTGAGATGTTTCCAAATGTTAATATTGTACTTATAAAGGGTACTAGCTTTTTTTAA
- a CDS encoding AMP-dependent synthetase/ligase translates to MAIEIKRLFDFPYYQLETYNLKDAFTSKSNGSWVKTSSKEYIDNANKISRGLLRLGVQPNDKIAVISTTNRTEWNICDIGILQTGAQNVPIYPTISKEDYEYVLNHSESIYCFVSDMEVLEKINKIKDKTSLKAVYTFDDIANEKSWTEVLQLGEDTANQEELDARKNKVKAENLATLIYTSGTTGKPKGVMLSHNNIVSNVLASKERVPLNYGNSKGLSFLPVCHIFERMILYLYQYCGVSIYFAESIEKLSENAQEIKPNVMTAVPRLYEKIYDKIILKGETLSGIKKGLFFWAVNLGLKYKPNRENGWWYEKQLGLARKLIFSKWQAALGGELKLMVSGSAALQPRLTRVFAAANMPIMEGYGLTETSPVVSVNDQRNRGFKVGTVGKVIKDVEVKIAENGEILVKGPNVMMGYYKDEKKSAEVLKNGYFHTGDKGQFDDEGFLSITGRTKEMFKTSGGKYVVPPLLEGELKQSLFIEQIMVVGEGEKMPAAIIQPNFEFIKDWIDKKEHKIGKTNEEIISSEIVKNRIQEEVDKCNAHFGKWEQIKRFELTPDVWSIDGGHLTPTMKMKRAIIKDIYKDLYDKIYRE, encoded by the coding sequence ATGGCAATAGAAATAAAAAGACTTTTTGATTTTCCTTATTATCAATTAGAAACCTATAATTTAAAAGATGCATTTACCTCTAAATCTAATGGAAGTTGGGTAAAAACATCTTCCAAAGAATATATCGATAATGCAAATAAAATTAGTAGAGGTTTATTGCGATTGGGTGTGCAACCTAACGATAAAATTGCAGTAATTTCTACCACCAATAGAACAGAATGGAATATTTGCGACATTGGTATTTTACAAACAGGCGCGCAAAATGTGCCTATTTACCCAACCATTTCTAAAGAAGATTACGAGTATGTGTTAAATCATTCCGAATCTATTTATTGTTTTGTTTCAGATATGGAAGTGTTAGAAAAAATTAATAAAATTAAAGATAAAACAAGTTTAAAAGCCGTTTATACTTTTGATGATATTGCCAACGAAAAATCTTGGACTGAAGTACTTCAATTAGGAGAAGACACTGCCAACCAAGAAGAATTAGATGCGCGAAAAAACAAGGTAAAAGCAGAAAATTTAGCAACACTAATTTATACCTCTGGTACAACAGGAAAACCCAAAGGGGTAATGCTTTCTCACAACAACATTGTTTCTAATGTTTTAGCCTCTAAAGAAAGAGTTCCTTTAAATTATGGAAACTCAAAAGGATTGAGTTTTTTACCAGTTTGCCATATTTTCGAACGCATGATTTTGTATTTATATCAATATTGTGGAGTTTCTATTTATTTTGCAGAATCTATAGAAAAACTATCGGAAAATGCACAGGAAATAAAACCCAATGTTATGACAGCTGTGCCACGCTTGTATGAGAAAATTTACGATAAAATTATATTAAAAGGCGAAACCCTATCTGGTATTAAAAAAGGCTTGTTCTTTTGGGCTGTAAATTTAGGTTTAAAATACAAACCCAATAGAGAAAATGGTTGGTGGTACGAAAAACAATTAGGTTTGGCAAGAAAGCTTATTTTTTCTAAATGGCAAGCTGCTTTAGGTGGCGAACTAAAATTAATGGTTTCTGGAAGCGCTGCTTTACAGCCAAGATTAACCAGAGTTTTTGCCGCTGCGAATATGCCAATTATGGAAGGTTATGGTTTAACTGAAACTTCGCCAGTTGTATCTGTAAACGACCAAAGAAACAGAGGTTTTAAAGTAGGTACTGTTGGTAAAGTAATTAAAGATGTTGAAGTAAAAATTGCCGAAAACGGAGAAATTTTAGTGAAAGGACCAAACGTAATGATGGGCTATTATAAAGATGAAAAAAAATCTGCTGAAGTTTTAAAAAACGGTTATTTTCATACAGGCGATAAAGGGCAGTTTGATGATGAAGGATTTTTAAGTATTACAGGAAGAACCAAAGAAATGTTTAAAACTTCTGGAGGTAAATATGTGGTTCCGCCATTGCTAGAAGGAGAACTAAAACAATCTTTATTTATAGAACAAATTATGGTTGTTGGTGAAGGCGAAAAAATGCCTGCAGCAATTATACAACCCAATTTCGAATTTATTAAAGATTGGATTGATAAAAAAGAGCATAAAATTGGAAAAACCAATGAAGAAATAATTAGTTCAGAGATTGTTAAAAACAGAATCCAAGAAGAAGTAGATAAATGCAATGCTCATTTTGGAAAGTGGGAACAAATAAAACGTTTCGAATTAACACCAGATGTTTGGTCCATTGATGGTGGGCACCTTACACCTACCATGAAAATGAAACGCGCAATTATAAAAGATATTTACAAAGATTTGTACGATAAAATTTATAGAGAGTAA
- a CDS encoding pentapeptide repeat-containing protein, giving the protein MKHKITLLSICLFLFATVNFAQKTVTASSIMQDIKNGKSISIKNATIVGVLDFTYMEEALEKLPKKKKRSWFRWNSGNSSNIIKKMIDVRISFENCTFKNHVLAYFPDENSEYTFIASFEDDVLFKNCNFERKAMFKYSRFERDSDFSGSIFNDDTTFKYAKFEKSISFENTVFDELATFKYTKFNTNVSFSNSVFKDSATFKYTEFKNGVSFVNTKFEEDLNIKYMTVSGDFNITGMEVAYNIDSKYTKINGKSFEKYLINKK; this is encoded by the coding sequence ATGAAACATAAAATTACACTTTTAAGCATTTGTTTATTTTTATTTGCAACTGTAAATTTTGCACAAAAAACAGTAACAGCTTCAAGCATTATGCAAGACATTAAAAACGGCAAATCAATTTCTATTAAAAATGCCACTATTGTGGGGGTTTTAGACTTTACTTATATGGAAGAAGCCTTGGAAAAATTACCAAAAAAGAAAAAAAGAAGTTGGTTTCGTTGGAATTCTGGAAATTCGTCTAACATCATAAAAAAAATGATAGATGTTCGCATTTCATTTGAAAATTGTACATTTAAAAACCATGTACTAGCTTACTTTCCAGATGAAAATTCCGAATACACTTTTATTGCAAGTTTCGAAGACGATGTTCTTTTTAAAAACTGTAATTTCGAAAGAAAAGCAATGTTTAAATATTCTCGCTTCGAAAGAGATTCCGACTTTTCTGGAAGTATTTTCAATGACGATACTACTTTTAAATACGCAAAATTCGAAAAAAGCATAAGCTTCGAAAATACTGTTTTCGACGAATTAGCGACCTTTAAGTACACTAAATTTAATACAAATGTTAGTTTTTCGAATTCAGTTTTTAAAGATTCGGCAACATTTAAATACACAGAATTTAAAAATGGAGTTTCTTTTGTAAACACAAAATTCGAAGAAGACTTAAATATTAAGTACATGACAGTTTCTGGAGATTTTAACATTACAGGAATGGAAGTCGCTTATAACATAGATTCTAAATACACCAAAATAAATGGCAAAAGTTTCGAAAAATACTTAATAAATAAAAAATAG
- a CDS encoding sensor histidine kinase — protein MGKPQNIQITIRLILLIINGVIIVFSFKKGFIVNTIGLSLLLLFQFFLFTEYLKKLFTDIEKSIDCLLFDDFSSTISAKKRKNPLHNKTALLLEKHRKQSLSKTSEQLIFTNIIESLGIGILILRKNANGEISVFQINKAFTNFLKIPKFYNWNLLQTKIGKLSTFIKDWKEIRNTISLKINDNKENFFLKTAVTQTHEFEYLVVSLETIQQLIDKKEKEAWYKLMNVMSHEIINTITPIRSLAENLHSLIQEENTDEDTIDELSQGLSIIKRRSLHLTSFVDTYRKLTELPLPNKKEISLTETIKNTLDLYKQDFLAKKINLIFNIKENYILKADKNQIEQILINIISNCLYALAETNDPEIKIQLSKENNRLHLEISDNGIGISKEIKENIFVPYFTTRKNGSGIGLTLTKSIVEAHKGSIHFNTKNGKTTFIITFIL, from the coding sequence ATGGGAAAACCACAAAATATTCAAATTACAATTCGATTAATTTTACTAATAATTAATGGAGTAATTATTGTTTTTAGTTTTAAAAAAGGCTTTATTGTAAATACAATTGGGCTCTCTCTGCTACTTTTATTTCAGTTTTTTTTATTTACAGAATATTTAAAAAAATTGTTTACAGATATCGAAAAATCGATAGATTGTTTGCTTTTCGATGATTTTTCGAGTACGATTTCTGCTAAAAAAAGAAAGAATCCTCTTCACAATAAAACCGCTTTATTATTAGAAAAACATCGCAAACAAAGTTTATCTAAAACATCTGAGCAACTTATTTTTACAAACATTATAGAAAGTTTAGGAATTGGAATTTTAATTCTAAGGAAAAATGCAAATGGAGAGATTTCTGTTTTTCAAATTAATAAAGCATTTACAAACTTTTTAAAAATCCCTAAATTCTATAACTGGAATTTACTACAAACTAAAATAGGCAAATTATCGACTTTTATTAAAGATTGGAAAGAAATTAGAAATACAATATCTTTAAAAATAAACGATAACAAAGAAAATTTTTTCTTAAAAACCGCTGTAACACAAACCCATGAGTTCGAATACTTAGTGGTTTCTTTAGAAACAATACAGCAATTAATCGATAAAAAAGAAAAAGAAGCTTGGTATAAGTTAATGAATGTAATGTCGCACGAAATTATAAATACCATTACTCCTATTCGTAGTTTGGCAGAAAATTTACATTCTTTAATTCAAGAAGAAAACACAGACGAAGATACTATAGACGAACTTTCGCAAGGTTTAAGCATTATTAAAAGACGTTCGCTTCATTTAACTTCTTTTGTAGATACTTACCGAAAATTAACAGAATTGCCATTGCCAAATAAAAAAGAAATTAGTTTAACAGAAACCATTAAAAATACTTTAGATCTCTATAAACAAGATTTTTTAGCAAAAAAAATCAACTTAATTTTTAATATAAAAGAGAATTATATTCTTAAGGCAGATAAAAATCAAATCGAACAAATTCTCATCAATATAATTTCTAATTGTTTGTATGCACTTGCAGAAACAAACGATCCTGAAATTAAAATTCAACTTTCAAAAGAAAATAATCGATTGCATTTAGAAATTTCCGATAACGGAATTGGTATTTCTAAGGAAATTAAAGAAAACATATTTGTACCCTATTTTACAACTCGTAAAAATGGCTCTGGCATTGGCTTAACACTTACCAAAAGCATTGTAGAAGCACACAAAGGAAGCATTCATTTTAATACTAAAAACGGAAAAACAACATTTATAATTACCTTTATTTTATAA